One stretch of Gadus macrocephalus chromosome 12, ASM3116895v1 DNA includes these proteins:
- the nfic gene encoding nuclear factor 1 C-type isoform X2, with product MITDSTGWRGGEINLNLPRRWLCFDMDEFHPFIEALLPQVRAFAYTWFNLQARKRKYFKKHEKRMTKEEERAVKDELLGEKAEVKQKWASRLLAKLRKDIRPECRENFVLSITGKKPACCVLSNPDQKGKMRRIDCLRQADKVWRLDLVMVILFKGIPLESTDGERLVKGGHCSNPILCVQPRHISVSVKELDLYLAYYVQEREAEQNSSPSRTGLGSDQEDSRTTTMEGPEFQDSFVTSGVFSVTELVQVSRTPVVTGAGPSFSLGELQGHLAYDLNQSVNQPVSLRRSLASTSSSGKRHKSGSMEEEADSPGGEYYPSPSSPASNSRNWADDMEGGLSPPVKKTEMDSPSPQEDSPRMGPFTQHHRPVIAVHSGLSRSPHPSSSLHFPTSSYFPHGAIRYPPHLTQDPLKDLVSLACDPSNQNPGSLNGSGQVKVPSHYISSQMLAPPGPAPSSLAPPPSSLTRLTLAIDSKTITTSSDGGANSPTSPTYSAPGTPPTNRSSFVGVTPRDPGGLYQAQSWYLGN from the exons ATGATAACCGACAGCACGGGATGGCGAGGCGGTGAAATCAACTTAAACCTCCCACGGCGGTGGCTCTGTTTCGACATG GATGAGTTCCATCCATTCATCGAGGCACTACTGCCCCAGGTCCGGGCCTTCGCCTACACCTGGTTCAACCTGCAGGCCAGGAAGAGGAAGTACTTCAAGAAGCACGAGAAGAGGATGaccaaagaagaagagagagcagtCAAGGACGAACTGCTGGGTGAAAAGGCAGAG GTGAAGCAGAAGTGGGCCAGCCGTCTCCTGGCCAAGCTTAGGAAAGACATACGGCCAGAGTGCCGGGAGAACTTTGTCCTGTCCATCACTGGGAAGAAGCCAGCATGCTGTGTGCTGTCCAACCCCGACCAGAAGGGAAAGATGAGGCGCATAGACTGTCTCAGACAAGCAGACAAG GTGTGGCGCCTGGACCTGGTGATGGTGATCCTCTTCAAGGGCATCCCACTGGAGAGCACGGACGGGGAGCGCCTGGTGAAGGGAGGCCACTGCTCCAACCCCATCCTGTGTGTTCAGCCCAGACACATCTCCGTGTCCGTCAAGGAGCTGGACCTCTACCTGGCCTACTACGTGCAGGAGAGAG AAGCTGAGCAGAACAGCAGTCCAAGTCGCACCGGGCTCGGTTCTGATCAGGAGGACAGCAGAACCACCACCATGG AGGGGCCAGAGTTCCAGGACAGCTTTGTCACCTCAGGAGTTTTCAGTGTCACTGAGCTGGTCCAGGTCTCTAGAA CTCCGGTTGTTACAGGAGCAGGGCCCAGTTTTTCTTTGGGAGAGCTACAGGGCCATTTGGCCTACGACCTAAACCAGTCAGTCAATCAGCCGGTCAGCCTGAGGCGATCGTTGGCCAGCACGTCATCCagcgg CAAGCGCCACAAGTCAGGCtccatggaggaggaggcagacagCCCCGGGGGGGAGTACtacccttccccctcctcccccgccagCAACTCCAGGAACTGGGCCGATGAcatggaggggg GTCTTTCCCCTCCGGTGAAGAAGACGGAGATGGACAGTCCTTCGCCTCAGGAGGACTCACCCAGGATGGGCCCCTTCACCCAGCACCATCGACCTGTCATAGCCGTGCACAGTG GTTTGTCTCGGAGTCCCCATCCCTCGTCGTCTCTCCATTTCCCCACGTCGTCTTACTTCCCCCACGGAGCCATCCgctaccccccccacctcacccagGACCCGCTCAAAGACCTGGTCTCATTGGCCTGCGACCCGTCCAATCAGAACCCCGGCTCT TTGAATGGCAGTGGCCAGGTTAAAGTGCCCAGTCACTACATCTCCTCTCAGATGTTGGCTccgcctggccccgccccctcgtctctggccccgcccccttcctccCTGACCAGGCTCACGTTGGCCATAGACTCCAagaccatcaccacctcctctgATGGGGGGGCTAACTCCCCGACGTCCCCCA CTTACTCCGCCCCTGGGACCCCCCCTACCAACCGCTCCTCCTTCGTGGGGGTCACCCCCCGAGACCCAGGGGGACTCTACCAAGCCCAG TCGTGGTACCTGGGCAACTGA
- the nfic gene encoding nuclear factor 1 C-type isoform X3: MYFTEQIPVRDWEGAREGLPYPDEFHPFIEALLPQVRAFAYTWFNLQARKRKYFKKHEKRMTKEEERAVKDELLGEKAEVKQKWASRLLAKLRKDIRPECRENFVLSITGKKPACCVLSNPDQKGKMRRIDCLRQADKVWRLDLVMVILFKGIPLESTDGERLVKGGHCSNPILCVQPRHISVSVKELDLYLAYYVQEREAEQNSSPSRTGLGSDQEDSRTTTMEGPEFQDSFVTSGVFSVTELVQVSRTPVVTGAGPSFSLGELQGHLAYDLNQSVNQPVSLRRSLASTSSSGSKRHKSGSMEEEADSPGGEYYPSPSSPASNSRNWADDMEGGLSPPVKKTEMDSPSPQEDSPRMGPFTQHHRPVIAVHSGLSRSPHPSSSLHFPTSSYFPHGAIRYPPHLTQDPLKDLVSLACDPSNQNPGSLNGSGQVKVPSHYISSQMLAPPGPAPSSLAPPPSSLTRLTLAIDSKTITTSSDGGANSPTSPTYSAPGTPPTNRSSFVGVTPRDPGGLYQAQSWYLGN; encoded by the exons ATGTATTTCACGGAGCAGATACCCGTCAGAGACTGGGAAGGAGCTAGAGAGGGATTGCCATATCCT GATGAGTTCCATCCATTCATCGAGGCACTACTGCCCCAGGTCCGGGCCTTCGCCTACACCTGGTTCAACCTGCAGGCCAGGAAGAGGAAGTACTTCAAGAAGCACGAGAAGAGGATGaccaaagaagaagagagagcagtCAAGGACGAACTGCTGGGTGAAAAGGCAGAG GTGAAGCAGAAGTGGGCCAGCCGTCTCCTGGCCAAGCTTAGGAAAGACATACGGCCAGAGTGCCGGGAGAACTTTGTCCTGTCCATCACTGGGAAGAAGCCAGCATGCTGTGTGCTGTCCAACCCCGACCAGAAGGGAAAGATGAGGCGCATAGACTGTCTCAGACAAGCAGACAAG GTGTGGCGCCTGGACCTGGTGATGGTGATCCTCTTCAAGGGCATCCCACTGGAGAGCACGGACGGGGAGCGCCTGGTGAAGGGAGGCCACTGCTCCAACCCCATCCTGTGTGTTCAGCCCAGACACATCTCCGTGTCCGTCAAGGAGCTGGACCTCTACCTGGCCTACTACGTGCAGGAGAGAG AAGCTGAGCAGAACAGCAGTCCAAGTCGCACCGGGCTCGGTTCTGATCAGGAGGACAGCAGAACCACCACCATGG AGGGGCCAGAGTTCCAGGACAGCTTTGTCACCTCAGGAGTTTTCAGTGTCACTGAGCTGGTCCAGGTCTCTAGAA CTCCGGTTGTTACAGGAGCAGGGCCCAGTTTTTCTTTGGGAGAGCTACAGGGCCATTTGGCCTACGACCTAAACCAGTCAGTCAATCAGCCGGTCAGCCTGAGGCGATCGTTGGCCAGCACGTCATCCagcgg CAGCAAGCGCCACAAGTCAGGCtccatggaggaggaggcagacagCCCCGGGGGGGAGTACtacccttccccctcctcccccgccagCAACTCCAGGAACTGGGCCGATGAcatggaggggg GTCTTTCCCCTCCGGTGAAGAAGACGGAGATGGACAGTCCTTCGCCTCAGGAGGACTCACCCAGGATGGGCCCCTTCACCCAGCACCATCGACCTGTCATAGCCGTGCACAGTG GTTTGTCTCGGAGTCCCCATCCCTCGTCGTCTCTCCATTTCCCCACGTCGTCTTACTTCCCCCACGGAGCCATCCgctaccccccccacctcacccagGACCCGCTCAAAGACCTGGTCTCATTGGCCTGCGACCCGTCCAATCAGAACCCCGGCTCT TTGAATGGCAGTGGCCAGGTTAAAGTGCCCAGTCACTACATCTCCTCTCAGATGTTGGCTccgcctggccccgccccctcgtctctggccccgcccccttcctccCTGACCAGGCTCACGTTGGCCATAGACTCCAagaccatcaccacctcctctgATGGGGGGGCTAACTCCCCGACGTCCCCCA CTTACTCCGCCCCTGGGACCCCCCCTACCAACCGCTCCTCCTTCGTGGGGGTCACCCCCCGAGACCCAGGGGGACTCTACCAAGCCCAG TCGTGGTACCTGGGCAACTGA
- the nfic gene encoding nuclear factor 1 C-type isoform X5 translates to MMFSPLSLSQDEFHPFIEALLPQVRAFAYTWFNLQARKRKYFKKHEKRMTKEEERAVKDELLGEKAEVKQKWASRLLAKLRKDIRPECRENFVLSITGKKPACCVLSNPDQKGKMRRIDCLRQADKVWRLDLVMVILFKGIPLESTDGERLVKGGHCSNPILCVQPRHISVSVKELDLYLAYYVQEREAEQNSSPSRTGLGSDQEDSRTTTMEGPEFQDSFVTSGVFSVTELVQVSRTPVVTGAGPSFSLGELQGHLAYDLNQSVNQPVSLRRSLASTSSSGKRHKSGSMEEEADSPGGEYYPSPSSPASNSRNWADDMEGGLSPPVKKTEMDSPSPQEDSPRMGPFTQHHRPVIAVHSGLSRSPHPSSSLHFPTSSYFPHGAIRYPPHLTQDPLKDLVSLACDPSNQNPGSLNGSGQVKVPSHYISSQMLAPPGPAPSSLAPPPSSLTRLTLAIDSKTITTSSDGGANSPTSPTYSAPGTPPTNRSSFVGVTPRDPGGLYQAQSWYLGN, encoded by the exons ATGAtgttttctcccctctctctgtctcag GATGAGTTCCATCCATTCATCGAGGCACTACTGCCCCAGGTCCGGGCCTTCGCCTACACCTGGTTCAACCTGCAGGCCAGGAAGAGGAAGTACTTCAAGAAGCACGAGAAGAGGATGaccaaagaagaagagagagcagtCAAGGACGAACTGCTGGGTGAAAAGGCAGAG GTGAAGCAGAAGTGGGCCAGCCGTCTCCTGGCCAAGCTTAGGAAAGACATACGGCCAGAGTGCCGGGAGAACTTTGTCCTGTCCATCACTGGGAAGAAGCCAGCATGCTGTGTGCTGTCCAACCCCGACCAGAAGGGAAAGATGAGGCGCATAGACTGTCTCAGACAAGCAGACAAG GTGTGGCGCCTGGACCTGGTGATGGTGATCCTCTTCAAGGGCATCCCACTGGAGAGCACGGACGGGGAGCGCCTGGTGAAGGGAGGCCACTGCTCCAACCCCATCCTGTGTGTTCAGCCCAGACACATCTCCGTGTCCGTCAAGGAGCTGGACCTCTACCTGGCCTACTACGTGCAGGAGAGAG AAGCTGAGCAGAACAGCAGTCCAAGTCGCACCGGGCTCGGTTCTGATCAGGAGGACAGCAGAACCACCACCATGG AGGGGCCAGAGTTCCAGGACAGCTTTGTCACCTCAGGAGTTTTCAGTGTCACTGAGCTGGTCCAGGTCTCTAGAA CTCCGGTTGTTACAGGAGCAGGGCCCAGTTTTTCTTTGGGAGAGCTACAGGGCCATTTGGCCTACGACCTAAACCAGTCAGTCAATCAGCCGGTCAGCCTGAGGCGATCGTTGGCCAGCACGTCATCCagcgg CAAGCGCCACAAGTCAGGCtccatggaggaggaggcagacagCCCCGGGGGGGAGTACtacccttccccctcctcccccgccagCAACTCCAGGAACTGGGCCGATGAcatggaggggg GTCTTTCCCCTCCGGTGAAGAAGACGGAGATGGACAGTCCTTCGCCTCAGGAGGACTCACCCAGGATGGGCCCCTTCACCCAGCACCATCGACCTGTCATAGCCGTGCACAGTG GTTTGTCTCGGAGTCCCCATCCCTCGTCGTCTCTCCATTTCCCCACGTCGTCTTACTTCCCCCACGGAGCCATCCgctaccccccccacctcacccagGACCCGCTCAAAGACCTGGTCTCATTGGCCTGCGACCCGTCCAATCAGAACCCCGGCTCT TTGAATGGCAGTGGCCAGGTTAAAGTGCCCAGTCACTACATCTCCTCTCAGATGTTGGCTccgcctggccccgccccctcgtctctggccccgcccccttcctccCTGACCAGGCTCACGTTGGCCATAGACTCCAagaccatcaccacctcctctgATGGGGGGGCTAACTCCCCGACGTCCCCCA CTTACTCCGCCCCTGGGACCCCCCCTACCAACCGCTCCTCCTTCGTGGGGGTCACCCCCCGAGACCCAGGGGGACTCTACCAAGCCCAG TCGTGGTACCTGGGCAACTGA
- the nfic gene encoding nuclear factor 1 C-type isoform X4 has translation MMFSPLSLSQDEFHPFIEALLPQVRAFAYTWFNLQARKRKYFKKHEKRMTKEEERAVKDELLGEKAEVKQKWASRLLAKLRKDIRPECRENFVLSITGKKPACCVLSNPDQKGKMRRIDCLRQADKVWRLDLVMVILFKGIPLESTDGERLVKGGHCSNPILCVQPRHISVSVKELDLYLAYYVQEREAEQNSSPSRTGLGSDQEDSRTTTMEGPEFQDSFVTSGVFSVTELVQVSRTPVVTGAGPSFSLGELQGHLAYDLNQSVNQPVSLRRSLASTSSSGSKRHKSGSMEEEADSPGGEYYPSPSSPASNSRNWADDMEGGLSPPVKKTEMDSPSPQEDSPRMGPFTQHHRPVIAVHSGLSRSPHPSSSLHFPTSSYFPHGAIRYPPHLTQDPLKDLVSLACDPSNQNPGSLNGSGQVKVPSHYISSQMLAPPGPAPSSLAPPPSSLTRLTLAIDSKTITTSSDGGANSPTSPTYSAPGTPPTNRSSFVGVTPRDPGGLYQAQSWYLGN, from the exons ATGAtgttttctcccctctctctgtctcag GATGAGTTCCATCCATTCATCGAGGCACTACTGCCCCAGGTCCGGGCCTTCGCCTACACCTGGTTCAACCTGCAGGCCAGGAAGAGGAAGTACTTCAAGAAGCACGAGAAGAGGATGaccaaagaagaagagagagcagtCAAGGACGAACTGCTGGGTGAAAAGGCAGAG GTGAAGCAGAAGTGGGCCAGCCGTCTCCTGGCCAAGCTTAGGAAAGACATACGGCCAGAGTGCCGGGAGAACTTTGTCCTGTCCATCACTGGGAAGAAGCCAGCATGCTGTGTGCTGTCCAACCCCGACCAGAAGGGAAAGATGAGGCGCATAGACTGTCTCAGACAAGCAGACAAG GTGTGGCGCCTGGACCTGGTGATGGTGATCCTCTTCAAGGGCATCCCACTGGAGAGCACGGACGGGGAGCGCCTGGTGAAGGGAGGCCACTGCTCCAACCCCATCCTGTGTGTTCAGCCCAGACACATCTCCGTGTCCGTCAAGGAGCTGGACCTCTACCTGGCCTACTACGTGCAGGAGAGAG AAGCTGAGCAGAACAGCAGTCCAAGTCGCACCGGGCTCGGTTCTGATCAGGAGGACAGCAGAACCACCACCATGG AGGGGCCAGAGTTCCAGGACAGCTTTGTCACCTCAGGAGTTTTCAGTGTCACTGAGCTGGTCCAGGTCTCTAGAA CTCCGGTTGTTACAGGAGCAGGGCCCAGTTTTTCTTTGGGAGAGCTACAGGGCCATTTGGCCTACGACCTAAACCAGTCAGTCAATCAGCCGGTCAGCCTGAGGCGATCGTTGGCCAGCACGTCATCCagcgg CAGCAAGCGCCACAAGTCAGGCtccatggaggaggaggcagacagCCCCGGGGGGGAGTACtacccttccccctcctcccccgccagCAACTCCAGGAACTGGGCCGATGAcatggaggggg GTCTTTCCCCTCCGGTGAAGAAGACGGAGATGGACAGTCCTTCGCCTCAGGAGGACTCACCCAGGATGGGCCCCTTCACCCAGCACCATCGACCTGTCATAGCCGTGCACAGTG GTTTGTCTCGGAGTCCCCATCCCTCGTCGTCTCTCCATTTCCCCACGTCGTCTTACTTCCCCCACGGAGCCATCCgctaccccccccacctcacccagGACCCGCTCAAAGACCTGGTCTCATTGGCCTGCGACCCGTCCAATCAGAACCCCGGCTCT TTGAATGGCAGTGGCCAGGTTAAAGTGCCCAGTCACTACATCTCCTCTCAGATGTTGGCTccgcctggccccgccccctcgtctctggccccgcccccttcctccCTGACCAGGCTCACGTTGGCCATAGACTCCAagaccatcaccacctcctctgATGGGGGGGCTAACTCCCCGACGTCCCCCA CTTACTCCGCCCCTGGGACCCCCCCTACCAACCGCTCCTCCTTCGTGGGGGTCACCCCCCGAGACCCAGGGGGACTCTACCAAGCCCAG TCGTGGTACCTGGGCAACTGA
- the nfic gene encoding nuclear factor 1 C-type isoform X1, giving the protein MITDSTGWRGGEINLNLPRRWLCFDMDEFHPFIEALLPQVRAFAYTWFNLQARKRKYFKKHEKRMTKEEERAVKDELLGEKAEVKQKWASRLLAKLRKDIRPECRENFVLSITGKKPACCVLSNPDQKGKMRRIDCLRQADKVWRLDLVMVILFKGIPLESTDGERLVKGGHCSNPILCVQPRHISVSVKELDLYLAYYVQEREAEQNSSPSRTGLGSDQEDSRTTTMEGPEFQDSFVTSGVFSVTELVQVSRTPVVTGAGPSFSLGELQGHLAYDLNQSVNQPVSLRRSLASTSSSGSKRHKSGSMEEEADSPGGEYYPSPSSPASNSRNWADDMEGGLSPPVKKTEMDSPSPQEDSPRMGPFTQHHRPVIAVHSGLSRSPHPSSSLHFPTSSYFPHGAIRYPPHLTQDPLKDLVSLACDPSNQNPGSLNGSGQVKVPSHYISSQMLAPPGPAPSSLAPPPSSLTRLTLAIDSKTITTSSDGGANSPTSPTYSAPGTPPTNRSSFVGVTPRDPGGLYQAQSWYLGN; this is encoded by the exons ATGATAACCGACAGCACGGGATGGCGAGGCGGTGAAATCAACTTAAACCTCCCACGGCGGTGGCTCTGTTTCGACATG GATGAGTTCCATCCATTCATCGAGGCACTACTGCCCCAGGTCCGGGCCTTCGCCTACACCTGGTTCAACCTGCAGGCCAGGAAGAGGAAGTACTTCAAGAAGCACGAGAAGAGGATGaccaaagaagaagagagagcagtCAAGGACGAACTGCTGGGTGAAAAGGCAGAG GTGAAGCAGAAGTGGGCCAGCCGTCTCCTGGCCAAGCTTAGGAAAGACATACGGCCAGAGTGCCGGGAGAACTTTGTCCTGTCCATCACTGGGAAGAAGCCAGCATGCTGTGTGCTGTCCAACCCCGACCAGAAGGGAAAGATGAGGCGCATAGACTGTCTCAGACAAGCAGACAAG GTGTGGCGCCTGGACCTGGTGATGGTGATCCTCTTCAAGGGCATCCCACTGGAGAGCACGGACGGGGAGCGCCTGGTGAAGGGAGGCCACTGCTCCAACCCCATCCTGTGTGTTCAGCCCAGACACATCTCCGTGTCCGTCAAGGAGCTGGACCTCTACCTGGCCTACTACGTGCAGGAGAGAG AAGCTGAGCAGAACAGCAGTCCAAGTCGCACCGGGCTCGGTTCTGATCAGGAGGACAGCAGAACCACCACCATGG AGGGGCCAGAGTTCCAGGACAGCTTTGTCACCTCAGGAGTTTTCAGTGTCACTGAGCTGGTCCAGGTCTCTAGAA CTCCGGTTGTTACAGGAGCAGGGCCCAGTTTTTCTTTGGGAGAGCTACAGGGCCATTTGGCCTACGACCTAAACCAGTCAGTCAATCAGCCGGTCAGCCTGAGGCGATCGTTGGCCAGCACGTCATCCagcgg CAGCAAGCGCCACAAGTCAGGCtccatggaggaggaggcagacagCCCCGGGGGGGAGTACtacccttccccctcctcccccgccagCAACTCCAGGAACTGGGCCGATGAcatggaggggg GTCTTTCCCCTCCGGTGAAGAAGACGGAGATGGACAGTCCTTCGCCTCAGGAGGACTCACCCAGGATGGGCCCCTTCACCCAGCACCATCGACCTGTCATAGCCGTGCACAGTG GTTTGTCTCGGAGTCCCCATCCCTCGTCGTCTCTCCATTTCCCCACGTCGTCTTACTTCCCCCACGGAGCCATCCgctaccccccccacctcacccagGACCCGCTCAAAGACCTGGTCTCATTGGCCTGCGACCCGTCCAATCAGAACCCCGGCTCT TTGAATGGCAGTGGCCAGGTTAAAGTGCCCAGTCACTACATCTCCTCTCAGATGTTGGCTccgcctggccccgccccctcgtctctggccccgcccccttcctccCTGACCAGGCTCACGTTGGCCATAGACTCCAagaccatcaccacctcctctgATGGGGGGGCTAACTCCCCGACGTCCCCCA CTTACTCCGCCCCTGGGACCCCCCCTACCAACCGCTCCTCCTTCGTGGGGGTCACCCCCCGAGACCCAGGGGGACTCTACCAAGCCCAG TCGTGGTACCTGGGCAACTGA